In one window of Methanosarcina vacuolata Z-761 DNA:
- a CDS encoding formylglycine-generating enzyme family protein — protein sequence MGLLGNKLNIKTYINTIRYYLKTEETEESSILELADDTETFVSPFTGMQFALIPAGEFEMGSPLEEKDRSDSESPVHKVKINNSFYLGKSAVTQKQWKKIMGNNPSYCKGEDHPVEMISWNEAQEFVIKLNEMEGTDKYRLPSEAEWEYACRAGTQTRCFFGEDEAKLDEYVWHAGNSGDKTHVIGCKKPNPWGLYDINGNVWEWVQDEWHENYNGAPSDGSAWEDGSNSGKISRGCSWLCETGLCRSAGRFKRKTESRLANLGFRLLKEL from the coding sequence GTGGGGCTTTTGGGAAATAAATTGAATATCAAGACTTACATTAATACAATTCGATACTACCTGAAAACTGAAGAAACTGAAGAGTCGTCTATCCTTGAACTGGCTGATGATACTGAAACCTTTGTCAGTCCTTTTACAGGTATGCAATTTGCACTGATCCCGGCCGGCGAATTCGAGATGGGATCACCTTTAGAAGAGAAGGACAGATCAGATTCCGAGTCTCCAGTTCATAAAGTAAAAATTAATAACTCTTTTTATTTGGGTAAATCCGCTGTCACGCAAAAACAGTGGAAAAAGATAATGGGCAACAACCCTTCATACTGCAAGGGTGAAGACCACCCTGTTGAGATGATTTCCTGGAACGAAGCTCAGGAGTTTGTCATAAAGCTGAATGAAATGGAAGGAACTGACAAATACCGCTTACCCTCAGAAGCCGAATGGGAATACGCCTGCCGCGCCGGCACACAAACAAGGTGTTTCTTTGGTGAGGATGAGGCAAAACTTGATGAATACGTCTGGCATGCTGGAAATTCAGGAGATAAGACTCACGTAATTGGCTGCAAAAAACCAAATCCCTGGGGACTTTACGATATTAACGGAAATGTATGGGAATGGGTACAGGACGAGTGGCATGAAAATTACAACGGTGCTCCTTCGGATGGGAGTGCGTGGGAAGATGGAAGTAACTCTGGTAAGATTTCTCGTGGGTGCAGCTGGCTCTGCGAGACCGGGTTATGCCGTTCAGCGGGCCGTTTCAAGCGCAAAACTGAAAGTCGGCTTGCCAATCTCGGGTTCCGTCTGTTGAAGGAATTATAA
- the rqcH gene encoding ribosome rescue protein RqcH — translation MSSADVAAVVAELSGGPKSIIDAKIGKIYQPTNEEIRINLYVFHQGRDNLVIEAGKRIHLSKYLRASPTLPQAFPMLLRKYLMGGRITSVEQHEFDRIVKIGIERAGVHNTLIVELFAPGNILIVDSENRIILPMNPVTMKDRRLRSGEIYELPEAQISPLKVKVSDLMKEFSTSSADIVRTVATRFNLGGVLAEEVCARAGIDKAKPSKEATEEDASRLCNAMHDLFSPLLRVGTGDKELEEAEAETELKSEIEPKPETELKSEIESKPETELKSEIEFKPETELKPEAGVESEAPKLRPQHVKKEINGKLETFDVLPFDLIRYSGFEKEYFDSFNTALDEFFGKKALEQVEEVKAAQKKEKTLGVYERRLLQQEGSLTKFEKEIEKNNTLAETVYANYQVIEELLSVLNSARSKGYSWDEIRSILKHAKKTVPSAQKITNIDPRTGTIAVNLDGKSISVDIRKTVPQNAQEYYEKVKKFSKKRDGALKAIEDTRMAIEKKAVAKAAKAGRKLQASRKKHWYDRFRWFVSSDGFFVVGGRDADTNEDIFKKYLEKRDLVFHTQTPGAPLTVIKTGGEEVPESTLQEAAQFAVSYSSLWKAGHFSGDCYWVKAEQVSKTPESGEYVKKGAFIIRGERNYFKDIPLGVAVGLELKGETRVIGGPVSAVRKHGDYILEIVPGAFNQNDISKKIYRIYADELNDPRFVKQIASPDQIAMMVPPGESDLKSQKPKRKGERIEGEGEEHEDSEVEDGPEDNEEELEKEFGKNFGKGTEDESREQLANEDTETKTGEGMEEEIEMHGVKKA, via the coding sequence ATGTCAAGCGCCGACGTTGCTGCAGTTGTTGCCGAGCTGTCAGGAGGTCCCAAATCCATTATTGATGCGAAAATCGGGAAGATCTATCAGCCCACGAATGAGGAAATTCGCATCAACCTTTACGTTTTTCACCAGGGCAGGGACAACCTGGTTATTGAGGCTGGGAAGCGCATTCATCTAAGCAAATACCTCAGGGCAAGCCCAACGCTTCCCCAGGCTTTTCCGATGCTGCTTAGAAAATACCTGATGGGAGGCAGGATTACATCTGTTGAGCAGCATGAGTTTGACAGGATAGTGAAAATCGGAATTGAAAGAGCTGGAGTCCATAATACTCTTATTGTGGAACTTTTCGCCCCGGGGAACATACTTATTGTCGATTCGGAAAACAGGATTATTCTGCCTATGAATCCTGTAACCATGAAGGATAGGCGTCTGAGGAGTGGAGAAATTTACGAACTGCCTGAGGCACAGATAAGTCCTCTCAAGGTTAAGGTTTCTGACCTTATGAAGGAGTTTTCCACGTCTTCGGCTGATATCGTCAGGACGGTTGCCACAAGGTTCAATCTGGGAGGAGTTCTGGCAGAAGAAGTCTGTGCCAGGGCAGGAATTGACAAAGCGAAGCCTTCAAAGGAAGCAACTGAAGAAGATGCATCCAGGCTCTGCAATGCAATGCACGATCTCTTTTCTCCGCTTTTGAGGGTAGGAACCGGAGATAAAGAACTCGAAGAAGCTGAAGCCGAGACTGAACTTAAATCAGAGATAGAGCCTAAGCCAGAAACTGAACTTAAATCAGAAATCGAGTCTAAACCAGAAACCGAACTTAAATCAGAGATCGAGTTCAAACCAGAAACCGAACTTAAACCTGAAGCCGGAGTTGAAAGTGAGGCTCCCAAGCTCAGGCCTCAGCATGTGAAAAAGGAAATCAATGGAAAGCTGGAAACTTTCGATGTGCTTCCTTTTGACCTTATTCGCTATTCAGGATTTGAAAAAGAGTATTTTGATTCTTTTAACACGGCACTTGATGAATTTTTTGGAAAAAAGGCGCTTGAGCAGGTCGAAGAAGTAAAGGCAGCTCAGAAAAAGGAAAAAACCCTTGGCGTTTATGAACGGCGGCTTCTTCAGCAGGAAGGGAGCCTTACAAAGTTCGAAAAAGAAATCGAGAAAAATAATACTCTTGCCGAGACTGTCTACGCAAACTACCAGGTTATTGAAGAGCTTCTTTCCGTGCTCAACAGCGCAAGGTCAAAGGGGTACTCCTGGGACGAGATCCGCTCCATTCTGAAGCATGCTAAAAAGACCGTGCCTTCTGCGCAGAAAATCACAAATATTGACCCAAGAACCGGGACTATAGCTGTGAACCTTGACGGGAAGAGTATTAGTGTTGACATCCGCAAGACAGTGCCGCAGAATGCTCAGGAGTATTATGAAAAGGTCAAGAAATTTAGTAAGAAAAGAGATGGAGCTCTCAAAGCTATCGAAGATACCAGGATGGCTATCGAGAAAAAGGCTGTGGCAAAGGCTGCAAAGGCAGGACGGAAGCTCCAGGCGTCCAGGAAAAAGCACTGGTATGACAGGTTCAGGTGGTTTGTGTCCTCGGACGGCTTCTTTGTTGTGGGAGGCAGGGATGCAGATACCAACGAAGATATTTTTAAGAAATACCTGGAAAAGAGAGACCTTGTCTTCCATACCCAGACTCCGGGTGCTCCTCTCACAGTTATCAAGACCGGCGGGGAAGAGGTTCCTGAATCTACCTTACAGGAAGCGGCACAGTTTGCTGTATCTTATTCCAGCCTCTGGAAAGCAGGGCATTTCAGTGGAGATTGCTACTGGGTTAAAGCCGAACAGGTCAGTAAAACTCCAGAATCAGGAGAATATGTGAAAAAAGGAGCTTTTATCATCCGTGGGGAGCGCAATTACTTTAAGGACATTCCTCTCGGCGTTGCAGTCGGGCTTGAACTCAAAGGCGAGACGAGGGTTATAGGTGGACCTGTTTCTGCTGTCAGAAAACATGGGGATTATATCCTCGAAATTGTCCCTGGGGCTTTTAACCAGAATGATATCTCTAAAAAGATCTACAGGATTTATGCCGATGAACTCAATGATCCCCGTTTTGTGAAGCAGATTGCCTCTCCTGACCAGATCGCTATGATGGTCCCGCCCGGAGAATCGGACTTAAAGAGCCAGAAGCCGAAAAGGAAGGGAGAAAGGATCGAGGGGGAAGGCGAGGAACATGAGGATTCGGAAGTTGAGGACGGACCCGAAGATAACGAAGAAGAACTTGAAAAGGAATTCGGAAAAAACTTTGGAAAGGGAACTGAAGACGAATCCAGGGAACAACTCGCCAACGAAGACACAGAAACGAAAACCGGGGAAGGAATGGAAGAGGAAATTGAAATGCATGGAGTGAAAAAGGCATGA
- a CDS encoding SUMF1/EgtB/PvdO family nonheme iron enzyme translates to MTGKRVGLVIGNNYPDSDKKLRFAVADALAMKEVLLNKDICGFDEVIDLVDRTSKEALVEVEKILKRVDSNLVFIYFSGHGKKDFENDLCLLFNDTEEDTLMATSLTFDFINKCRRYPSRKSVIIILDCCYSGAAGTRDTSDVIEALKKHSGSGTIILTSTGLTGSPAAREEKKFGHGVFTNYLIEGLEKGYADKGNGYISIEELYDYAFEKTKSEGYQSPKKEGNIEGSIFIGRNPQKIRENEYNLKKSKLLSEYIRTLHPLILNESLTVLRKAYDVPPSLESVEETMYDLLNSLLKSELQPDNYSDAVQHLKGISTGSDSSQNMNNVGKSNTAVSISENKEPPVNSEEPNIPKTFTSPSTGMEFVLIPAGEFMMGSHSLEKGRFDDEDPAHKVTIGYSFYMGKYPVTQKQWKKVMGDNPSTFKGESRPVESIFWEDVQEFIKKLNKNEGASKYRLPSEAEWEYCCRASTQTRYFFGDNESKLDEYAWYDDNSGSETHPVGQKKSNKWGLYDIVGNVWEWVQDKWHHNYLVTPSDGSAWEDDYSSSHVVRGGSWSYPARRCRSADRRRNLPESCKSDIGFRLLKKL, encoded by the coding sequence ATGACTGGAAAAAGAGTCGGGCTTGTTATTGGAAATAATTATCCAGATTCCGATAAAAAATTGAGGTTTGCAGTAGCTGATGCTCTCGCAATGAAGGAGGTTCTGCTGAATAAAGATATTTGTGGGTTTGACGAAGTTATTGATCTGGTCGATCGAACAAGTAAGGAAGCTCTTGTTGAAGTCGAAAAGATTCTTAAAAGGGTAGATAGCAATCTTGTTTTTATCTATTTTTCTGGTCATGGGAAAAAAGACTTTGAAAATGATTTATGTCTTCTATTCAATGATACAGAAGAGGACACCTTAATGGCAACCTCATTAACTTTTGATTTTATTAACAAATGCAGGCGCTATCCTTCTCGAAAATCTGTAATCATAATCCTTGACTGCTGTTACAGCGGTGCTGCCGGAACAAGGGATACTTCTGATGTGATTGAAGCCTTGAAAAAACATTCCGGTTCAGGAACAATTATTCTTACTTCAACCGGGTTGACAGGTTCTCCTGCTGCAAGAGAAGAAAAAAAGTTCGGGCACGGAGTTTTTACTAATTATTTGATAGAAGGACTGGAGAAAGGTTACGCTGATAAAGGCAATGGTTACATATCCATTGAGGAGTTGTACGACTACGCTTTTGAAAAGACAAAATCTGAGGGGTACCAATCTCCAAAGAAGGAAGGGAACATAGAAGGGTCGATATTTATCGGCAGGAATCCTCAAAAGATAAGGGAAAATGAATACAATTTAAAGAAAAGTAAACTTCTAAGTGAATATATTAGAACACTTCACCCCCTCATACTAAATGAATCTCTTACAGTCTTGAGAAAAGCCTATGATGTGCCTCCTTCTCTTGAGTCGGTTGAAGAAACTATGTACGATCTGCTTAATTCACTATTGAAAAGTGAGCTTCAACCTGATAATTATAGCGATGCAGTACAGCATCTTAAGGGAATAAGTACAGGTTCTGATAGCTCTCAAAATATGAACAACGTTGGTAAATCGAATACTGCCGTTTCAATAAGTGAAAATAAAGAGCCTCCTGTGAACTCTGAAGAACCTAATATTCCCAAAACCTTCACCAGCCCTTCTACAGGTATGGAATTCGTACTGATCCCAGCAGGTGAGTTCATGATGGGGTCGCATTCTCTCGAAAAGGGTAGGTTTGATGATGAAGATCCAGCTCACAAAGTAACAATTGGATATTCCTTTTATATGGGTAAATATCCAGTTACTCAAAAACAGTGGAAAAAAGTTATGGGTGATAATCCTTCAACCTTTAAAGGTGAAAGTCGGCCTGTGGAAAGCATCTTTTGGGAAGATGTTCAAGAATTTATTAAAAAATTGAATAAAAATGAAGGTGCTAGTAAATATCGTTTACCATCGGAAGCTGAATGGGAGTATTGCTGCAGAGCCAGTACACAAACAAGGTATTTTTTTGGTGACAATGAGTCAAAGCTTGATGAATATGCGTGGTATGATGATAACTCAGGTTCTGAGACTCATCCAGTTGGTCAGAAAAAATCTAATAAGTGGGGTCTTTATGATATTGTTGGGAATGTTTGGGAATGGGTTCAAGATAAATGGCATCACAACTACCTCGTTACTCCTTCTGATGGTAGTGCATGGGAAGATGACTATAGCTCCTCACATGTAGTCCGGGGTGGCAGTTGGAGCTACCCTGCCAGACGCTGCCGTTCGGCAGATCGCCGCAGGAACTTACCTGAGAGCTGTAAGAGCGACATAGGCTTTCGTCTCTTGAAGAAACTGTAA
- a CDS encoding mRNA surveillance protein pelota, translated as MRVTNRSLKGREGEIAVTAETLDDLWHLKYIIEKGDLVFAVTKRKADSASDKIRPEKVEKVKVRLGIRIDDIEFHKFANRLRVHGMIERGMDVGSYHTLNVEIGTNLSIIKEHWKNDQLQRIQDAEEASKRPKVVIVAIEEGDADIGFVHHYGIEIYSHIRQSSGKRETGLRNEFFREVVEQLRHAVPEEASIVIAGPGFTKEDFIKYFQETEPAMASKALIEDTSMIGMSGFQEVLRRGAVDRIMQESRIARESALMEDLIREISMDGKAAYGLADVKNALNYGAVETLLVADETLREGREKGEDIDKLLMEVEQSQGKVIVFSTDFEPGEKLHKLGGIAALLRFKVTG; from the coding sequence ATGAGAGTTACAAACCGTTCCCTTAAGGGAAGGGAAGGGGAGATTGCAGTAACAGCCGAAACCCTCGATGACCTCTGGCACCTAAAATATATAATCGAAAAGGGGGACCTGGTCTTTGCGGTTACCAAACGGAAAGCCGATTCGGCAAGTGACAAAATCCGCCCTGAAAAGGTTGAGAAGGTAAAGGTCAGGCTTGGGATCAGGATTGACGATATCGAGTTTCACAAGTTTGCGAACCGTCTCAGGGTTCATGGGATGATAGAGCGTGGAATGGATGTGGGTTCTTATCATACTCTCAATGTCGAGATCGGAACCAATCTTTCTATCATCAAGGAACACTGGAAGAATGACCAGCTCCAGCGTATCCAGGATGCTGAAGAAGCTTCGAAGCGCCCTAAAGTCGTTATAGTCGCAATAGAAGAAGGTGATGCCGATATTGGCTTTGTGCATCACTACGGAATAGAGATCTATTCTCATATCCGGCAGTCCTCTGGTAAACGAGAAACTGGCTTGAGGAACGAGTTTTTCAGAGAAGTTGTAGAACAGCTAAGGCATGCTGTTCCAGAGGAAGCATCAATAGTTATTGCCGGACCCGGGTTTACTAAAGAGGATTTCATAAAATATTTTCAGGAAACCGAACCTGCTATGGCCTCAAAAGCCCTGATTGAAGATACTTCCATGATAGGAATGTCCGGCTTTCAGGAAGTTCTGCGCAGAGGTGCAGTTGACCGTATTATGCAGGAATCCCGTATAGCTCGTGAATCTGCTCTGATGGAAGACCTTATCCGTGAGATCTCAATGGACGGCAAAGCTGCCTACGGCCTTGCCGATGTTAAGAACGCCCTTAATTACGGAGCTGTCGAAACTCTGCTTGTTGCCGATGAAACCCTCCGTGAAGGGCGGGAAAAAGGAGAGGATATCGACAAACTTCTAATGGAAGTTGAACAGTCCCAGGGAAAGGTTATTGTTTTCAGTACAGACTTTGAGCCCGGAGAAAAGCTTCATAAACTGGGAGGAATCGCAGCTCTGCTTCGTTTCAAGGTGACAGGCTGA
- a CDS encoding DNA replication complex subunit Gins51 — translation MDIEEISQVLYKEKNQTLKTIPADFYLEAEKYVRKLEEDIKKVDNSRSPEFKMLHDEHERALSDLETIFMKRIGKVITRATIQSNANKPISKDIEKLLPVEKKLYDLVLQEIKAAKTELLGPILYPGSENTAVWPEIVERQIPAGFKGKTDAKMGIPGIAARGETGLVPDKNNINEEYVVVRILKDLPTFTGADGRNYTVSAEEVVVLPQLNATGLIRRNAAKLIVGQEDSGKDSFPGEN, via the coding sequence ATGGACATAGAAGAAATCAGCCAGGTCCTGTATAAGGAAAAAAACCAGACATTAAAGACAATTCCAGCTGATTTTTACCTGGAGGCTGAGAAATATGTCCGGAAACTTGAAGAGGATATTAAAAAAGTTGACAATTCCCGTTCTCCTGAGTTCAAAATGCTTCACGACGAGCATGAAAGAGCACTTTCGGACCTTGAGACTATCTTCATGAAACGGATAGGAAAGGTTATAACCAGGGCAACAATTCAGTCTAATGCGAATAAACCTATTTCAAAAGACATAGAAAAATTACTTCCTGTAGAAAAGAAGCTTTATGATCTTGTACTGCAAGAAATTAAAGCCGCAAAAACCGAACTCTTAGGTCCTATTCTTTACCCTGGTTCCGAGAATACTGCAGTCTGGCCTGAAATTGTGGAAAGACAAATTCCTGCCGGTTTTAAGGGGAAAACAGATGCAAAAATGGGAATTCCTGGCATTGCAGCCAGAGGGGAAACAGGATTAGTCCCAGACAAAAACAATATAAATGAGGAATACGTTGTTGTCCGAATACTGAAGGATCTGCCTACCTTCACAGGCGCAGACGGCCGGAATTATACTGTCAGTGCAGAAGAAGTCGTTGTTTTGCCGCAGCTCAATGCTACAGGGCTGATAAGGCGGAATGCAGCTAAACTGATTGTCGGACAGGAAGACTCGGGAAAAGACTCATTTCCTGGAGAAAATTAA
- a CDS encoding S-layer protein domain-containing protein, whose product MRPHIQRTLISLLASLMVCLLIVPAGFAAQTPVISGIPLDTNETLSDGFCWNATTFGGFNYPVNQHKNFVASENWSGERLQYVEKDGKDELGKSYPGNHVIGEGELVYTTRPFSSKYKVVSELDLDAKTTPKELSGMFYYKLAWFGKPYITVGGDSTRLTNLVMDQKSDDKKTLKAGDSWDLGSNYSLVVNQVDVDGEKVWFELDKNGEEIESGIVNTSGNVADKTFTATADFGDKKDQLYFTTYVDSVFTSATDSFAVFKYTWLIDKDKVMLIENGDEYQGFEVKEASENEIVLTNSNSITLNLDKDKKNYFTDSWYFQTSDEGKGSTSPEGYVIYPAKELNSSGNYTLRGLPFDTNETSSDGFIWNAATFSGFNYPVNKHKNFVASENWWGEHLQYVEKDGQDELGKDHPGNHVIGEGELVYTTHPFSSKYGVVSELDLDANTTPKELGGMSYYKLPWFGKPYIAVGGDSTQLANLAMDQKSDDKKTLKAGDSWDLGSNYSLVVNQVDVDGEKVWFELDKNGEEIESGIVNTSGNVADKTFTATADFGDKKDQLYFITYVDKIFTSATDSFAVFKYTWLIDKDKVMLIENGDEYQGFEVKEASENEIVLTNSNSITLTLDKDKKKYFTDSWYFQTSDEGKGSTSPEGYVIYPATDVTVEDNASSGVNNSENTSSESLSNESAPSTSSASLLESKADDLKDVNSSSPEEKYGMETSAKAPGFEVLAGVFGITLCQYFMKRRD is encoded by the coding sequence ATGAGACCCCACATTCAGAGGACTTTGATTTCCCTGCTTGCTTCGCTTATGGTTTGTTTGTTGATCGTTCCCGCAGGTTTTGCAGCTCAAACTCCAGTTATCTCTGGTATTCCCCTCGACACAAACGAAACCTTATCAGATGGATTCTGCTGGAATGCGACCACTTTTGGCGGCTTTAATTATCCTGTAAACCAGCACAAAAACTTCGTAGCTTCTGAAAACTGGTCTGGTGAACGCCTTCAGTATGTAGAAAAAGACGGCAAAGATGAACTTGGAAAAAGCTATCCTGGAAACCATGTAATAGGTGAAGGAGAACTTGTTTATACTACCCGTCCTTTCTCTTCAAAATACAAGGTTGTTTCCGAGCTTGATCTTGACGCCAAAACAACTCCTAAAGAGCTTAGTGGGATGTTCTACTACAAACTCGCTTGGTTTGGAAAACCGTATATTACCGTCGGAGGCGACTCCACCCGGCTTACAAACCTTGTAATGGACCAGAAATCTGACGATAAAAAAACATTAAAGGCTGGAGATTCCTGGGATCTAGGGAGTAACTATTCTCTGGTAGTTAACCAGGTTGATGTTGATGGCGAAAAGGTATGGTTTGAACTAGATAAAAACGGGGAAGAAATTGAGTCAGGAATTGTAAACACAAGTGGAAATGTTGCTGATAAAACCTTTACTGCAACTGCGGATTTCGGAGATAAGAAAGACCAGCTCTACTTTACAACCTATGTAGATTCCGTATTCACAAGTGCTACTGATTCTTTTGCAGTCTTTAAGTATACCTGGCTCATCGATAAAGATAAAGTGATGCTCATTGAGAATGGGGACGAATATCAGGGTTTTGAGGTAAAAGAAGCTTCTGAAAACGAAATCGTCCTTACGAATTCAAATTCTATCACTTTGAACCTTGATAAAGATAAAAAGAACTACTTTACTGATTCCTGGTATTTCCAGACCTCAGATGAAGGAAAGGGAAGCACTTCTCCGGAAGGGTATGTTATCTATCCGGCAAAAGAGCTTAACAGCTCTGGAAATTATACCTTGAGAGGTTTGCCTTTTGACACTAATGAAACCTCATCTGATGGTTTTATCTGGAATGCGGCCACTTTCAGCGGCTTTAATTATCCTGTAAATAAACATAAGAATTTTGTAGCTTCTGAAAACTGGTGGGGAGAACACCTTCAGTATGTAGAAAAAGACGGTCAGGATGAACTTGGAAAAGATCATCCTGGAAACCATGTAATAGGTGAAGGAGAACTTGTTTATACTACCCATCCTTTCTCTTCAAAATACGGAGTTGTTTCCGAGCTCGATCTTGATGCCAATACAACTCCTAAGGAGCTTGGTGGGATGTCATATTATAAGCTTCCCTGGTTTGGAAAACCGTATATTGCCGTAGGAGGCGACTCCACCCAGCTTGCAAACCTTGCAATGGACCAGAAATCTGACGATAAAAAAACATTAAAGGCTGGAGATTCCTGGGATCTCGGGAGTAATTATTCTCTGGTAGTTAACCAGGTTGATGTCGATGGCGAAAAGGTATGGTTTGAACTAGATAAAAACGGGGAAGAAATTGAGTCAGGAATTGTAAACACAAGTGGAAATGTTGCTGATAAAACCTTTACTGCAACTGCGGATTTCGGAGATAAGAAAGACCAGCTCTACTTTATAACCTATGTAGATAAGATATTCACGAGTGCTACTGATTCCTTTGCAGTCTTTAAGTATACCTGGCTCATCGATAAGGATAAAGTTATGCTCATTGAAAACGGGGACGAATATCAGGGCTTTGAGGTAAAAGAAGCTTCTGAAAATGAAATAGTCCTCACAAATTCAAATTCTATCACTTTGACCCTTGATAAAGATAAAAAGAAATACTTTACCGATTCCTGGTATTTCCAGACCTCGGATGAAGGAAAGGGAAGCACTTCTCCGGAAGGGTATGTTATCTATCCAGCAACCGATGTTACTGTAGAGGATAACGCTTCTTCAGGTGTCAATAATTCTGAAAATACCTCGAGTGAATCTCTCTCGAATGAGTCTGCACCCTCTACATCCTCTGCTTCTCTTCTCGAGAGTAAGGCTGACGATTTAAAAGATGTTAACAGCAGCAGTCCTGAGGAAAAATACGGAATGGAAACTTCCGCAAAAGCTCCTGGTTTTGAGGTGCTTGCAGGTGTTTTCGGAATAACTCTTTGTCAGTACTTCATGAAAAGAAGGGATTAA
- the priS gene encoding DNA primase catalytic subunit PriS yields MDNRTARFLKTRFQKYYKNAEIGLPDHLPNREWAFIFFDDMPDKMMHRHKAFGSPGEALDYLYGMAPAHVYNSTAYYEYPDARKMNEKNWLGAELIFDLDADHLPDAPRNYADMLELVKKESFKLMDFLLDDFGFSEQEIELVFSGGRGYHFHVRSPKVLKLGSAERREIVNYLSGRDLDFKYFFREVAMDGEFGTGSKTFKGMKNVPFKCTLVGYDSGWGRRIALYLTDYMKAECGKRYKKDMFPELRRYEKVGDTAVKKLISLTNSENGLKDILEKGRLDFDVRNFKDIAAYFMRESVEDFLHRFGASVDEPVTADIKRLIRVPGSLHGGSGMLVKKLALSELEKFDPLTDAVVFGERPVKVTVLKPFSVQLKGKDLKVEEGIQEIPEYAAVYLICRGVAEYGHRRNQPGPV; encoded by the coding sequence ATGGATAATCGAACTGCCCGCTTTTTGAAAACTCGCTTTCAGAAATATTACAAAAATGCCGAAATAGGTCTTCCTGACCACCTGCCTAACAGGGAGTGGGCTTTTATCTTCTTTGACGATATGCCTGATAAGATGATGCACAGGCACAAGGCGTTCGGCTCACCCGGAGAAGCTCTTGACTATCTTTACGGCATGGCTCCTGCGCATGTTTACAATTCAACTGCGTATTACGAATATCCCGATGCGCGGAAAATGAATGAGAAGAACTGGCTAGGGGCAGAATTGATTTTTGACCTTGATGCAGACCACCTTCCAGATGCCCCGAGAAACTACGCGGATATGCTGGAGCTTGTAAAGAAGGAAAGTTTCAAGCTCATGGACTTCCTTTTAGATGATTTCGGGTTTTCGGAACAGGAGATTGAGCTGGTATTCTCCGGAGGAAGAGGGTATCATTTCCATGTCAGAAGCCCAAAAGTCCTGAAGCTTGGAAGTGCTGAAAGAAGGGAAATCGTGAATTATCTCAGCGGGAGAGACCTTGACTTTAAATATTTTTTCAGGGAAGTTGCTATGGATGGAGAATTCGGGACCGGCTCAAAGACATTTAAAGGAATGAAAAACGTGCCTTTTAAATGCACACTTGTGGGATATGATTCAGGCTGGGGAAGAAGGATTGCGCTTTATCTTACGGATTATATGAAAGCTGAATGCGGGAAAAGGTACAAAAAAGATATGTTTCCCGAACTTCGCAGGTATGAGAAAGTCGGGGATACTGCAGTAAAAAAGCTAATCAGTCTTACAAATAGCGAAAATGGCTTAAAGGATATCCTGGAGAAAGGACGGCTTGACTTTGACGTCAGAAACTTTAAAGATATTGCTGCCTATTTTATGAGAGAGTCTGTCGAAGATTTCCTGCACAGATTCGGGGCCAGTGTCGACGAACCAGTGACTGCAGACATCAAACGTTTGATCCGGGTGCCGGGTTCATTACACGGCGGATCAGGGATGCTGGTAAAGAAACTTGCCTTATCCGAGTTAGAGAAGTTTGACCCACTTACCGATGCTGTTGTCTTTGGCGAAAGACCGGTAAAGGTAACGGTTTTAAAACCTTTTTCAGTTCAGTTAAAGGGCAAGGACTTAAAAGTAGAAGAGGGCATACAGGAGATTCCTGAGTATGCAGCAGTGTATTTAATTTGTAGAGGTGTTGCTGAGTATGGACATAGAAGAAATCAGCCAGGTCCTGTATAA